Within the Medicago truncatula cultivar Jemalong A17 chromosome 4, MtrunA17r5.0-ANR, whole genome shotgun sequence genome, the region ATGGTATAAGCACGTGATATTGTGAAATGTAGTAGTGAATGTGTGCACAATAGGACAAATTCAAGAAATGTAGTAGTGAATGGTGTACAATAAGACAAATTCAAAGCTGCAGGTGTTATATTTGTGTACTTTGTTTGGTGCCACTACAACCATTCACATGTCCTATATTTCTCCAACATCTTACTGGTACTTTGactaaaaataagaaaacatacatgttggttttattgatgatttgacAATTCAAGTTGTAATACTATTCAAGTATAGAAGATGTGTTATGCATGCAAGTTGGGTACTTACAAAGTGCAGGTGTGTAGCATGCGTGTATCAGTAACTTGTCATATAGTGGAATTTGGATGCAATTATACTACTTCATGtgtaatataaataattatgaattgATTTAGCTGCAACCACTTTTCAAGACTTAAATATAAACTTTATAGTTGCACTtataagataataatatatgtcattAGTTACACATAGTAAACTGAATTAATGTTTCCTCAATCAAAATAGCAACAATGTCCAAGTTAAATGATAACTGTGGAAAAGTTCAATTGAACTTGGATGTTGTTACTATGTGAATCCATTAATCCGTTATGCACCTATATCAGGtccaaccaaaaaaagaaatgaagtcAACTTCTACGTTGTTGCTATGTGAGTCCATTAATCTCTTGTGCAcctaaatttaaaaaggaaGAAGATAAGTAAGTGTAGTTTATGATCATAGGTAGATAAAATCAGTGCATCATAAATTTAAAACGAAATTGTAGGAATGAGTTAACTTACATCATAGATTTTCAAAAACTTCCTTGTAGACTACATTCATGGTAGTTGACAGTGGGATTTTGTCCTTGTCATGAATTAATATCTTTAATCCAGCCTTACTCTTTACCCTCGACATAGCAACATACAATTGACCGTGACTAAATACGGATGTTGGAAGATATAAACCTACACTGTCTAGTGATTGACCTTGAGATTTATTGATAGTCATGGCATAAGAAACTATAATAGGAAATTGTCTTCTGGTAAGCTTAAATGGCCATGGGGATTGGGAAGGAGACATATCCATTCTTGGAATGTAAGTCATGCTTCCTATATTTGTACCTGACATGATTTTCGCTTCAAGAACATGGTTGGCCATTCTAGTAATAATAAGTCTAGTACCATTGCATAATCCCATTGATTGGTCAATATTTCTCATAAGCATGATAGGAGTTCCTACTTTCAACTTAAGTTTATGACCAGGCAGACCTGAGCATCTCAGggaatttaaaaattctggTGTTAAGATATCAAATGATTGACATTCATCATTGATCTCTGACCTGTCAATCTCATCAGAACTTAAGTATTCTTGTTCTTCTCCtatacaatataataaatatggaTTGGAGTCATGTTTCTCTTTCAGGTGTAAATACATAAATAATGTAATATATTCGTTTGAAAAGTTACCTGGAATCAATGAGAGTATGTAGTCATTTATTTCTTCAACACATTCTATTGTTGAAGCCAGAATTGCTCTTGATTGTAAGTATTGAGGATCATTGTAGTAATTCAAGAAATCTGGATATGTACTCTGGAATATAGCCTGTATTGGATTATCAAAATCATGTATTAAAAACTCGGCTGGTATATCAATTTCCACAATTCCATCATTTGGCTCGGATAGCTTTCCTTCGCCAACTTTCAAGAGCCAATCAGAGAAGTTTTTCAATTCCTGATTATCTGATGACATTGCATTCTGTTGAAGACGCATATTTTTGGTCAGAGTAAGAACTTCACATGAATCCCATATGTAGGAGGAATTTATTGTAGCATTAATTATGTCTGAGCGATTGGCTCTGGGTATAACCGGTAATATTTGTCGGCAGTCACCTCCAAATACCAcaacttttccaccaaaaattTTATCTGAGGACATAATGTCTCTGAGAGTTCTATCTAGAGCTTCAAAGCAAAACCTATGAGCCATGGGAGCCTCGTCCCATATGATCAATTTGGTCATCTTTAAAAGTTGTGCAAGTTCACTTGTACCATCTATATTACAGCTGGAGTTCTCAAAGGCAGGTACAGGTATCTTGAACTTAGAATGTGCTGTCCTTCCTCCTGGTAGCAAAAGAGATGCTATACCACTTGTAGCAACTGTCAAAACAATCTTACCACGGCTCCTTATCCTTGCCGCCAAAGTTCGCCACATAAATGTTTTACCAGTACCACCATAACCGTGTAAAAAATACACACCTCCTTTCTCTTTACTAACAGATGACATTATTTTATGGTAGATGTTGCGTTGTTCATCTGTttcaaaaataagtaaaatttgTGTCAATATAataaactattttgaaaatgttCCAGAAAATGCTAAATTAGTGTATACCTGTTAATGTAGCAAAGAGTTGTTGAAATTCTGCATCCAACTCGTTGACATTGTAATTTAATTCATCATAAATCAGTCGGTTTCCAAGTTGTTCGACAATGTATCCTTCAGGATATGGAAATCCTTTGTAATCCTTCAAACTCCTTCTATTTCTTTCCATGTGCCTTTCAATCTCGGTCAATgttaagtttttaatttgttcttCAGTAAGCATTAAACCTTGCACATGATAAAAGTAATTAGATGCCAAATGtagaaattgatttttacatttGAAGATCATATAATTATTAAGAGATGATAAGCAAAAAAGGCATGTTTACCTGGATTGTTTGCCAATCTTCTTTGTTCATAAAGAATACCATCACTTAGCCATTGCCATGTTTTTTCCCAAACATGTTTTGGCCTGTGCATTGAACTTGCGATCAACAAAGTAACAAATAACAATCTAAGAAAAAGTCCAGAACCCCAAACACTTGCTTCTTTAATAGCAGCAATGTATTCCTTGTCATCCATCAAAAATCCACTTGCAAAACATGCCTCTCTATAGGTGTCGTAACAAACATTGTTAACAGTTCTGATGTCCTCATAAGAGGTTGGTCCTTGGACTTTGGTTAACATCAGTCTCAAGTAGAACAATTCTCCTGTGGTTGGTGGCACCCACATCAACCTTCCTATTGCAAAACCCCTTTTCCTTGGTGTCCAAGTACGTTTAGCTTTGACATATACAAATTTAGACACAAATTTGGCATATGTAAGTGTCTTAGCTTCAGCGTACTTAGCATTGCACTGCAGCCACGATGTAAACATCGACTCTGTAACCGAAGGTCTCAGCATCACATCATCTATATGTTCATAATCATTGAAATATACTGAGTGTTCGCCTTGCAAATGAAAAAATAACCTTTCAACAGATGGTTTTCTTCCATGAATAGGATATTTAAATATGCGCCAGCAAGCTTCGCTTGGTGAAACATATCTACAATCAAGGTACTTCTTGATTTCATCCTGACTGTTATCTGGACTTCTACTTGTTGAACCATCAGACACAACAGCTGCAGTTATTCGATCATACCCTTTGTTAATGTATTTAAAGAGATACTTGATTGAGCTGGATTGGTTGCACCACTCCATGTTTATATGAGCTTCATACTTCATTAACAAATGCGGATTATATGGAACAACTGACCGATTGTCCAATGCAATTCCATTCTTTAAAATATGACTGCCATTATCCCTTCTTCTATAGACAGGATAACCCTCATGATCAACAATACTTGATTCCTGAAATTTCTTTGGATAGAATTTAGTACAACGATCTTTGTTATTCATGCAAGGGGATTTTTTATTTGCTAATCCACACGGACCATGCATCATGTGATTGCCCACCAATGTGTACAATTGTGGATTGTTATCTGGACTTGGTATTTCAGCTGAAATAATCTTGTCTATGTCTTCTGGGGTAGGATATTTGCTT harbors:
- the LOC120580256 gene encoding ATP-dependent DNA helicase PIF1-like, translating into MSSVSKEKGGVYFLHGYGGTGKTFMWRTLAARIRSRGKIVLTVATSGIASLLLPGGRTAHSKFKIPVPAFENSSCNIDGTSELAQLLKMTKLIIWDEAPMAHRFCFEALDRTLRDIMSSDKIFGGKVVVFGGDCRQILPVIPRANRSDIINATINSSYIWDSCEVLTLTKNMRLQQNAMSSDNQELKNFSDWLLKVGEGKLSEPNDGIVEIDIPAEFLIHDFDNPIQAIFQSTYPDFLNYYNDPQYLQSRAILASTIECVEEINDYILSLIPGEEQEYLSSDEIDRSEINDECQSFDILTPEFLNSLRCSGLPGHKLKLKVGTPIMLMRNIDQSMGLCNGTRLIITRMANHVLEAKIMSGTNIGSMTYIPRMDMSPSQSPWPFKLTRRQFPIIVSYAMTINKSQGQSLDSVGLYLPTSVFSHGQLYVAMSRVKSKAGLKILIHDKDKIPLSTTMNVVYKEVFENL